Part of the Candidatus Methylacidiphilales bacterium genome, CAATTTCTTGGGTGTGCTCCAGAATTCTTTAATCTCGATGCAAGTGCCCGTCAAGGCCCACCGAATCGGCTTGCTTGGAAATGCCGTGCAATATGTGGTCCCTAAGCATATTGCCGGCGATGTGACGATAAACCAACCCGCATGGTGGCAGTCCGTTCAGCATTTCGGCCCCATCCTTGAGGCTTCTGTTGGACAGCATGTCTTTCTAATCGTTAACATCAGATCTCAGGACGATCCCGAACTGAAAAAAGTCACGCCTGACTATTTGGAAGACTGGAAATACTGGCGCAAGCGGCAGGGGCTTGTCGTTTTTGCCCATCGCCGGGACCTGCCCGTAACCCACGAGGGTGGCTTCACAAGGCCTGGCAGGAGTGAGCCGGCGGCTAAACCAGCGGAAGTCTCCAAGACCAAGAAGCGGGCACCCAAAACACGCAAACTCAAAAAGGCAAAGGTTTAACGCCATGGACATCATAATCACCAGTTTAGTCGAGGACACCCTAAGGTATGCCCGGAGCATCTATGGCTCAGGGTGTATGGGTCAGGTGGTGGGTGCTATCGATGCGGGCAAGACCACGGCCATGCTCTATGCGCAGAAAAAGCTGGAGACCCAACACAAGGATCCCGTCATCTGGGTGCGGGGTTGCTCGGATACTCCACGTATATATATGCTCCACGAGCTGTTCCGAGCCATTTCAGGGCGGGATTCCGACAGAATGTCCATGAATCCGTCGGATATGTTGAGGAGAATTGTTTCTGCCGGTCAAAAGTGCGGGTGCAAGTTGATCATAGTCGATTTTCACAGTCTGGTCATGGAGCCAACCGTATTCGAGTTGCTTGAGGTGATGGATTGTTTTCGTCAAGCCCAGGTTCCCGTGGGAATGCTCGTAGCATCCATGCAAATTCGCCAGGGTATGATGCCCTTTGCGAACAGCTACGCGGGGAACACGCTCCTGCGAGCGCCATTGTTTTCGTCTCAATACTCAACACGGCGCGAAATTGCCAGCGTGCTTCGTGCCGTTAGTGGGAATTTTTCGGGTTTCTGTGCCCGTGTGGACCATCAGGAGGCAGATGCCCTGCAGGTACTCCAGAAGCTCATTGAAGCAACCGAGGGTGCCATGGGTCGGGTCATTCGACTCGCCGGGCCTGCCGCAGAAGGAAAAGTAGCACTCTCCAATCGGGAGGTGTTGGCTCTGGTTACTAAGGGCGCCGAACCGTTTTGAGGCCTGCTTGCGGGAGTTATCTCCCCAAGCATGATTCCCTACCTCACGTTCCCCATTAACCAGAAAGATTGGAATTCCTCTAATCCAACCCCATTGGTGGACACCCTCAATGCCGCCATGTTTGGGACCTATGGCCTCTCGTTATGCCGCTTCCTCGATGTGGTGTTGCCGACTTCTGCGCCCGGACGGGCGCATGTCGCAGCCAGCGCACAGGCGGTGCAATACGCCAAGCGGTTATTCGAACTGTGTCCCCATGCCCTGCTGGGGCTGAGGCCGGATGACAAGCAGACCATGTTGCTGGTTTGGGCTTCCTTGCCGGGTGCTGTGATTGCTCATCGGAACTTGTCTGACAAAAGTTGGTTCTTTAAGCCGGTCACCCCTTCTTTGGCGTTGCCAGTTCTGCGCGAACGTGAGGACCAGGCCGAGGCTATGGCCCACGCACTGGCTTTCGGACGCCCCCGGGCGGGGCTTTTTGATAGGAAGCCGCTGACCCGAGACTGGCTGGGTAAACCGGAGCGTGTGTGGAGAGGGTTCCCCACTGGGGTTTCCTTTTTCGACCAAGATGGTGATCTGGGGAAACTGGTGACAATCGAAAGGCTGTCCGTTTTTGGAGGGGATGCCTGCGCGGATCGGATTGTTTACGCCTGCATCAACAGAAACAAACAGGGTTGTCAGTTTAATGAGGGATTGGAGCGCCTGCTCAGAACTTTTGCCCAAAACCGAATGGTCTGTCCCACCCTGCCGGAGATTGTGCCCTATTGGATCGGCAGTATCCTGCGGACTGTCCATCCGCTGCATTTCTTCTCCCGGGCCGGGGTGGCCGCAGAGGCCCGCCGCCTGTTCAGCGATTGTCCCGAGGCCCTTCTGTCCTTCGACCTCAAGTCTCCTGCCGTGGCAACTCTCTTCCTGGCCGCATGCGGGAATGGATTGAAGATCACCGAAGGCGATGGGGTGCGGCATGTAAGGGGTGCGCGACTCAACCCAAAACAGGCGGACCGCACTATCCGTGCGGCCCTTGCATCCGCCCAGATCATGGGATGGAGGGGCAAGCGACTGCAGGCTCGCCTGGCAATGATCTCACCTCTCGTGGGTCGGTGGATGCGGGATGGAGTTGTGTGGCCTACCGAGGTGGGAACGTAACCGATCTAGTGGCACCTATCTTTGGGTCAACAAAATGAAAAACTGCCTGATTCCTGCCGATGAAGTCGAACATGTCGCCCGCCGTCGATCGCTGGTTTCAGCGTATCGCCAATCGGGCTTGAAATTGGTCCCGTTTGCAAAAAGTCGGGGTGTTTCCGCTGCTACCTTATGGCGTTGGAATCGCCGGGCCGGCAGTTTGAATGACCCAGAGTTTTTTGTTGATAAACGCAAGAAGGGGCGTGAGGGCTCAAAGTCCCGGATGGATCGACGCGCTCTTGCCTGGGCTCTCTGCCTCCTCGAGGCCCATCCCGAAGCCAAGCTCACCGCTATTCATGCTCGGGTTTGCGAAAAGTGCGTCCAGGAAAACTGGGGTTCTCCGGGCTACAGGCAGCTTTGTCGTGCCTTGTCCAACCTGCCCCAGGACATGCGCGTCATGCTGCGGGAAGGGGAGAGAAGGGCCTTCGAACAGGCCAGTCTCGTCGCACGCATTGAACAGGGTTACCCGAACGAGTTGTGGCAAATGGACTTCACTGAAATCCCTTTCTGGATTCGTGATATGGCCACGGGCGAATTGTACAAGCCCTTTATGACGGCCGCTATCGACTCCTTCTCCCGGGCCTGCGTGGGGGTCCGTATCCATCGTCAAGCGCCCGATACGAACGAGAGTCTCATTTGCCTACATACCTGCATGTCTGCCAAAGGTGACGAAAGGTTGCCCTTCTTCGGTGTTCCCAAACGCCTGCGCTCTGACCATGGCTCGGTTTATGAATCAACCGACTTCCTTGACACCCTCCTTCGCCTGGATGTCATCTGGGATCCCGCTCCCAAATCCTGCCCCTCGGCCAATGGTAAAATTGAGCGTTGGTTCCAGACTTTCACCAATGGTCTGATCACCACACTCCAGGGCCACGCCAACCAGTTCCGGGGCCTGTCCCGGGCCAAAGAATCGGCCCTGCCTTCGACCCACTTTGAGAAGTTGGTTTGGGATTACATCCGCCGCTACAACCACACACGCCATTCCAGCATCGGATGCACCCCCTTCGAACGCTGGGTCAATCACCTTGGCGACGCCAAAGGGTTGAACATCGACGCCTCGGAAATTTCCCTGGCCATCCGGGTCCGCAAGGAAATGACCGTCGAGCGGGACGGCATCGCCCTGTGGGGCCGTCACTTCTCCTCGGAAGCCTTGGTGGGTCTGGTGGGTGAAAAAGTCATTGTTCGTCTGCCCGTGGAAGGCACCGCCGAGAACATCGAGTGCTACACCCTTTCTGGCACACTCATCGGCCTGCTCACCCCGGTCGAGGGCGATAGTGACCTCGCCGCCCGCATTAATTCCGAACGCCTGTCCCGCACCCATGCGATCCACGATCTGGCGCGTGTTCTCCGCGAACAATCCCC contains:
- a CDS encoding DDE-type integrase/transposase/recombinase, with the protein product MDRRALAWALCLLEAHPEAKLTAIHARVCEKCVQENWGSPGYRQLCRALSNLPQDMRVMLREGERRAFEQASLVARIEQGYPNELWQMDFTEIPFWIRDMATGELYKPFMTAAIDSFSRACVGVRIHRQAPDTNESLICLHTCMSAKGDERLPFFGVPKRLRSDHGSVYESTDFLDTLLRLDVIWDPAPKSCPSANGKIERWFQTFTNGLITTLQGHANQFRGLSRAKESALPSTHFEKLVWDYIRRYNHTRHSSIGCTPFERWVNHLGDAKGLNIDASEISLAIRVRKEMTVERDGIALWGRHFSSEALVGLVGEKVIVRLPVEGTAENIECYTLSGTLIGLLTPVEGDSDLAARINSERLSRTHAIHDLARVLREQSPGLRPASRIPTAPADDNGPSVSEGRIQPSEPLPQEES